CGCAAGGGGGGGAAGAAGCCCGCTGCGGCGTCCGCGTCGAAGACCTCCGGTGCGTCCAGCAAGGCGGGCGGGAAAAAGAAGTCCGCGAAGGCCCAGGTCGACCGCAAGGCAGAGGAGAAGGCTCCGCCGCCGGGGGTTGCGCCGGAGGACGTGCGGCAGGGGCCGGCGCGCGTTCAGCCCGCGTCGGCGAAGTTCGCGGAGCTGCCCCGCATCCCGGACGCCAAGCGGGACGCGCTGGCGGACAAGAAGCGCGACGAGGCCATTGCCGCCTTCAAGCGCCTCATCCCCAAGCTGCGGGACGGCAATCCGCAGAAGGCGGAGATGCTCTACCGCCTGTCGGAGCTCTACTGGGAGAAGTCCAAGTACCTCTACCAGTTGGAGATGACGCGCTTCCTCGCGGCGGAGAAGGAATACGACGCGGCCGTGGCGCGCGGCGAGAAGGTGGAGCCGCCCAAGAAGAACCACGCGGACAGCGAGCGCTACCGCACCGAAACGATGGGCATCTACGAGGACATCCTCCGCGCGTACCCGGATTATCCCCAGCGCGACGAGGTCCTCTTCTCCATGGGGTACAACTACTACGAGCTGGGACGCCGCGAGGACGCGGTGGCCCGCTACGAGGAGTTGATCCGCGACTTCCCGAAGTCGCAGTTCGTGCCGGACGCGTACATCCAGCTCGGCAACCACTACTTCGAGAACAACAAGCTCATCCCCGCCAAGGAGAACTATGAGAAGGCGCGGGACTCGGGCGTGCCGAAAATCTACGGCTACGCCGTCTACAAGCTGTCCTGGTGCGACTACAACACCGGCGACTACGAGCTGGGGCTGAAGAAGCTCCACGAGGTGGTGGACTACGCCGCGAAGAGCCCTGAGTTGGGTGACCTGCGCACCGAGGCGCTCAACGACCTGACCGTCTTCTACGTCCAGTTGGACCAGCCGAAGGAAGCCATCGCCTACTTCAAGGAGAAGGCGCCGGCGCAGCGCGTGGGCCGCCTGCTGGCCAAGACGGCCGCGGGCCTGGTGGACGCGGGCCACTTCGACAGCGCCATCCTCGCGTACCGCACGCTCGTGGACGACGAGCCCATGGGCGCCAACGCGCCGGAGTACCAGCAGGCCATCGTCCGCGCCCACGAGGGGCTCCGCCAGCGCCAGTTGGTCCGCAAGGAAATGAAGCGGATGGTGGACCTCTACAGCCCTGGTGGCGGGTGGTGGAAGGCCAACGAGGGCAAGACGGCCGTCCTGCGAAACGCCTTCAACGTCACTGAAGAGGCCATGCGCGTCATGGTCACCGAGTACCACCAGGAGGCGCAGAAGACGCGCCAGGTGGAGACCTACCGGCTGGCGCGTGACATCTACAAGCAGTACGTGGACGCGTTCGCCTCCAACGCGAACCCGGACTTCGTGGCGGACTCCGCCTTCAACCTCCGCTTCTTCTACGCGGAGATCCTCTGGGCTTTGGAGGAGTGGGAAGCGGCCGCGGCCGAGTACGACGCGGTGGTGGCCTTCAAGATTCCGGACCGCGACACCGCGCGCGAGGTCTCCAACGAGGCGTACCGCAAGAGCGCCGGGTACAACGCCATCCTCGCCTACGACAAGCTGGTGAAGATCGAGCGAGGCCAGCTCGCCAAGAGCGACCTGCGCGACGGCCAGAAGGTCGACGAGAAGAAGGACAAGGGCGACGTCGCCAAGCAGAAGATCGTCAAGCGCGACGCGAAGGACCGCCAGGAAGAGGCGCTCACGAAGTTCGAGGACCGGCTGGTCGCCGCGTGTGACGTCTATGTGAAGCTGTATCCGAACACGCAGGACGAAATCGACCTGCGCTACCAGGCCGCCGTCATCCTCTATGACCGCAGCCACTTCGTGGACGCGGCCCGGCGCTTCGGCGAAATCATCGAGAAGTTCCCCGAGGAGCGCCGCTCGCGCGACGCGGCCGACCTCACCATGTACGTGCTGGAGAGCCGCGAGGAGTGGCTCGAGCTGAACACGCTGTCGAAGAAGTTCCTGGAGAACAAGAAGCTGGCCAAGCCCGGAACGGACTTCGCCGTGCGCGTCAGCCGCGTCGTCGAAGGCAGCCAGTACAAGTGGGTGGACGAGGTCGTCTACAAGAAGGAGAAGAACCCGAAGAAGGCCGCCGAGGAGTTCCTCCGCTTCGTGTCCGACTTCCCCAAGTCAGAGAACGCGGACCGTGCGCTCACTTACGCGATGGTCATCGCGCAGGAGGCGGGCGAAATCGACAAGGGCCTGGCCGCGGGTGAGCGCTTCCTCAAGGAGTACCCGCGCAGCCCCTTCGAGCTGAAGGCGCGTTACTCGCTGGCGGGCCTCTACGAGAAGGTCGCTGAGTACCGGAAGGCCGCCGTCATGGCGGAGTCCCTCGTCGCCAGCTACGACGCCGCGATGAAGGCGGACGATGCCAACGGCAAGCGCAAGGCGACCAAGGCGGCCGCCAAGGTGAGCGTCGCGCCGGGCGCCGAGGACGCGGAGTCCAAGCGCGAGCGGGTGGCCGCCGAGCGCAAGGCGCTGCTGGAAGAGGCCGGCGGCTGGATGGCGGATGCGCAGTTCAATGCGGGCGTCTGGTGGGAAGGCGCGGGTGAGCCGCAGAAGGCGGTGGCTGCCTACAACACGTACGTCTCCCGCTTCAAGGACCGCAAGGACGTGCCGCAGGTGGCCTTCGCGGCGGCGCTCGCGTGGGAGAAGGAGAAGAAGTGGAGCGAGGCGGCCCGGGCGTTCGGCGCCTTCGCGGAGACGTACGGCCGTGACTCGCGCTCCAGCTCGGCGCAGGTGTACCAGGCGCGCTACCACGAGCTGCTGGCGTACGAGCACCTGAGGAACGCACGCGAGCAGGAGCGCGTGCAGGGCGAGCTGGTGCGGGCGTGGAACCGGCTGCCGGAGAGTGCTCGCAAGGACGCGGCGGTGCTCAATGCTTACGGCCATGCGCGCTTCCTGTCGCTGGAGCCGGCGTGGAAGCGTTACGTGGGCATCCGCTTCTCGCGGGTGAGCACCATCCGCCGGGACCTGGCGGCGAAGCAGAAGGAGATTCAGCGGCTGGAGAAGGAGTACCTCGCCGTCCTGTCCACCGGCTCCGGTGATTGGGGCATCGCGGCGCTCACGCGCATCGGCCTGGCCTATGCCGACTTCGCGCGCAACATCATGGACTCGCCGGACCCGTCCGGGCTCGATGAGGAGCAGCTCGCCATGTACCGCAGCGAGCTGGAGAACCTGGCGTTGCCGCTGGAGGACAAAGCCGCCGAGGCCCTGGAGAAGGCCCTGGAGAAGGCCTACGAGCTGGGCGTCTACAGCCCGTGGACCCTGGCCGCGCAGGACCAGGTGAACCGCCTGCGTCCGGGGGCCTACGCACAGGTGCGGCAGGTGGACTACCGCGGCAGCGACACACTCGTCCGCTCGGACCTGGTGCGCGTGCTGGAAGGCGCCACCGCGACGACGCCGGCCCCGGCGGACTCCTCGAAGCCCTCGGATGACGAGGCGCA
This portion of the Myxococcus xanthus genome encodes:
- a CDS encoding tetratricopeptide repeat protein: MKVVLRFGALAVGAVLITGGVGEAAETQARKGGKKPAAASASKTSGASSKAGGKKKSAKAQVDRKAEEKAPPPGVAPEDVRQGPARVQPASAKFAELPRIPDAKRDALADKKRDEAIAAFKRLIPKLRDGNPQKAEMLYRLSELYWEKSKYLYQLEMTRFLAAEKEYDAAVARGEKVEPPKKNHADSERYRTETMGIYEDILRAYPDYPQRDEVLFSMGYNYYELGRREDAVARYEELIRDFPKSQFVPDAYIQLGNHYFENNKLIPAKENYEKARDSGVPKIYGYAVYKLSWCDYNTGDYELGLKKLHEVVDYAAKSPELGDLRTEALNDLTVFYVQLDQPKEAIAYFKEKAPAQRVGRLLAKTAAGLVDAGHFDSAILAYRTLVDDEPMGANAPEYQQAIVRAHEGLRQRQLVRKEMKRMVDLYSPGGGWWKANEGKTAVLRNAFNVTEEAMRVMVTEYHQEAQKTRQVETYRLARDIYKQYVDAFASNANPDFVADSAFNLRFFYAEILWALEEWEAAAAEYDAVVAFKIPDRDTAREVSNEAYRKSAGYNAILAYDKLVKIERGQLAKSDLRDGQKVDEKKDKGDVAKQKIVKRDAKDRQEEALTKFEDRLVAACDVYVKLYPNTQDEIDLRYQAAVILYDRSHFVDAARRFGEIIEKFPEERRSRDAADLTMYVLESREEWLELNTLSKKFLENKKLAKPGTDFAVRVSRVVEGSQYKWVDEVVYKKEKNPKKAAEEFLRFVSDFPKSENADRALTYAMVIAQEAGEIDKGLAAGERFLKEYPRSPFELKARYSLAGLYEKVAEYRKAAVMAESLVASYDAAMKADDANGKRKATKAAAKVSVAPGAEDAESKRERVAAERKALLEEAGGWMADAQFNAGVWWEGAGEPQKAVAAYNTYVSRFKDRKDVPQVAFAAALAWEKEKKWSEAARAFGAFAETYGRDSRSSSAQVYQARYHELLAYEHLRNAREQERVQGELVRAWNRLPESARKDAAVLNAYGHARFLSLEPAWKRYVGIRFSRVSTIRRDLAAKQKEIQRLEKEYLAVLSTGSGDWGIAALTRIGLAYADFARNIMDSPDPSGLDEEQLAMYRSELENLALPLEDKAAEALEKALEKAYELGVYSPWTLAAQDQVNRLRPGAYAQVRQVDYRGSDTLVRSDLVRVLEGATATTPAPADSSKPSDDEAQAPTAARGEVLR